CGGCTCAGGCCCACTTGCCGTCATTCTTCAGGGAAGCGTCTGGGGGGTAGGTGTAATCGGAATCGCGCTGGCGCTGATCTTCCGTGCCAAACGACCCGAAATCTATGCCCGGATCGGGCGTCGAACCAATACCTCCACCGCTAGCTCCGAAAAGGCCAGCACCGAGGCGTAATCACTGCTTCTTGAACAGAGCTAAGTAGTTAAGTTCGCATCATCAAGAAGTCTTCACAGGGCGCTTGTCCCCCGTACCGCGGCGGGACAAGCGCCCTTTCTAGTTGAGTAAAAGTAAGATACGCGAACTCAAGCCGGTCACCATACGGGCGCTGTGGACAAGCCGGAAGGCGGGCTACAGCTGCAGCAGGCTCATCCTGCAAGGCAACGAAGACGCGGAATCCGCAGTTCAGTGCGGCGCCTACGGCATCACGAGGCGGGCAACAAGGTGCAGTCGTTCATCTAACTAGTAACACCGCTCAATGCGAGACTCTTTCATCTACTGAACGATCCGGATGAACGCCGATAACGGGTGATATGTCGCGTTCCACGGATGAGCGTGTGTCGGCGTCGTCTCAATTTCACGGTGGCTCCCAGCGCCGAATGGGCGGGAGGCGGCGGGTAGCTCCTTGGCATGAAGTAGCCGTGGATAACCTCTACGAACTGCCCCGCCTGTGGCGGCGGCACCATACGTCGTATTGTCTGCTTTCGGGGTACGTTCATCCTCCATCGCTGCAGAGGTCGTCTCCTACTTGTCAGTCAGGGGCGGCGAAGTCCTGTCCGATGCGCGGCGGGAGTTCTCTTTAGCAGGTCCAAGGCCCGTGAGGGACTCAATTACATCCAATCGCAATGCCCAGCCTTGCCGAAATCTTTCCAAAGAATGAAATTGCGTCTCCGAAGACGTCCGCGAAACAGAAGGGTTCAAGGGAGGCTGGCGACGCCCAGACTCTCCAGAGCGCGAGTCCTTGGCACTGTGCCAAGGGGGCTGTGGATCCGCATCGGCACACGTATCAAAGGAAAGCAATGGCAAGGTTTTTATCCAAACTAGACCGCACCCCTATGTGCAGGAGTAGCGTCCGTCCTGCTAGAAGAAGTGCGCCAAGATGTCCTGGAGGCGTTTGCTGTGGTGGGCGGTTCGGAGCATGAATATGATCGCTGTAGAACCGCGCTGCCGTCTCATTCTCGACAACGACTGGGCGGGTGACCCGGACGGACTCCTCGGGCTGGCGCACCATGCGCTATCGCCGGCCAACGAATTGGTCGCGATCACCAGCTCGCTAACTAATCCGATGTTCGGGCCCCCGGAGGGCATGGCGAAGCTCGGCGCGGATCTTGCTGAGGACCTGCTCAGTGTTCTGAAGCCCCATGAACCCGCATCCGTGCACGCCGGCCCTGATGCCCCCTTCGACGGCCAGGCCCGAGAGACTGCTGCTGCCCGCGCCATCATTTCCGCAGTCAAGGCACCCGGACATACTCGAGTAATCCTGGTGTGCGCCGGACCGCTCACAAATGTTGCCGACGCACTCCTCCTGCAGCCGGATATAGCTTCCATGTTCACCCTCGTGTGGGTCGGGGGCTCGGCCAGGGGCGACGATGAGGAGGAGTACAACTACTTCACAGACGCGGCAGCTGCACGTTTCGTCCTCGACAATCAGGAACTCGCAGTATGGCAGTTTCCTTCTGAGACATACCGAAAAGTGGTCATATCTGTTGCGGAACTCGATTACTCACTCCGGAACGGGGGACCTGTGGGTACGTGGCTCTGGGAACGGTTCAACAGCCTGGAAGTTCCCGATTTCGTCAAGTTTGGCCCCTTGTGGTGCCTTGGGGACAACGCCCCCCTTATCGTGACGGCATTGGATGACATTACGTGCACATACGAAGAGACAAGCGCAGTGCCCTACCGAAGGATTTACACATCGGTGGACACCAGGCTAATCATCTCGGATTTCTTCGCACGCCTTAGTATGCGTAAATAGGTTCCCGACACTGCCACCAATGCCAGACGCCCGGCTGAAAAACAATCAGGCGGGCCTCCTTGTTGCTGCTGCGGCCCACATCGACGTCGGGCTGCGACGCCAAGTTTCCGCAGGGAGAAGTGCAGTGTGCCTGGGCGTGCCCTATGTTGGGATGGTGGTGAGACAGGCCACTCACTGCGTTACCTTAGTGGGCGGGCGGGATCTGTATGGTGTGGCCGGCATGGTCGCGTTTGGAGATCAGGTATCGGTGATTGCTGGCCGTGATGTGCACGCCAGTAGGTACCCGCTCCGTTACTTCGAGGCCGTGACTCTCCAGCTGGCGAGCCTTTTCGGGGTTGTTGCTCAGGAGCTTGATCTGGTCAACACTGACTGCGCGCAGCATTTGCACAGCCGGGAAATATTCTCGAGCATCCTCCTCATGCCCGAGGGCGAGGTTTGCTTCGAAAGTGTCCAGACCTTCGTCTTGGAGCGCATAGGAATCGATTTTGGGATAGAGCCCAATGCCGCGCCCTTCTTGCCGGAGGTAAAGCAGGAAGCCGCCAGCTTGTGAAAGTTGTTCCACGGCTTCGCGGAGTTGGGGCCCGCAGTCGCACCGTTGGCTACCGAAGACATCGCCGGTTAAGCACTCACTATGAATTCGTACTAACGGCACGGGACTGGACGGGGTCTGCTCCCAATCTCCGAACGCTAGTAGCAGGTGTTCCTTGCTGTCAGCCAAGCCATTGAAGGTGAAGACAGTGGCCGTGGCTGTGAAGCCGTCCGAGAATTGCAACGGCACAGTGACGCGGTTTCGTACAGCGGCTGGTATCTCGACATTTTCCATAGGTAGGGCCGGTTTGGCGGGTACAAGCTTCAAACCGATCACAGAAGCCACAATTCCCGCGAGGAAAAGTATGCGTAGCACGGTCGGTGTCTCGTTGCCCGTGATCATGGCCCAAGTTACAGTCAGGGCCGCGCCGGTCCCAGTCCATACTGCGTAGGCCGTGCTGATGGGGATGCGTTTCGCAGCGTAGCCCAAGCCGAGCATGCTCAGTATGAGCCCCACGGCAAACACGACTGTTGGAAGTGGCGCAGTGAAACCTTCGCTCTGCCCCAGGGCTGTTGCCCACACGGCTTCGAGTACGGCGCTGGCAAGAAGAACTATCCAGTGCATTAGCTGACCACCTTCAGTCCAATGACGCATCCGATCAGGGCTGCTAGGAGGGCGGTGCGTGCCAGGGAGAGGCGCTCCTGCTTCCGGAGGACGGCGAGCACGGCTGTCAGGACCGCGCCGATACCCACCCAGACAG
Above is a genomic segment from Arthrobacter sp. YN containing:
- a CDS encoding nucleoside hydrolase; translation: MIAVEPRCRLILDNDWAGDPDGLLGLAHHALSPANELVAITSSLTNPMFGPPEGMAKLGADLAEDLLSVLKPHEPASVHAGPDAPFDGQARETAAARAIISAVKAPGHTRVILVCAGPLTNVADALLLQPDIASMFTLVWVGGSARGDDEEEYNYFTDAAAARFVLDNQELAVWQFPSETYRKVVISVAELDYSLRNGGPVGTWLWERFNSLEVPDFVKFGPLWCLGDNAPLIVTALDDITCTYEETSAVPYRRIYTSVDTRLIISDFFARLSMRK
- the ribA gene encoding GTP cyclohydrolase II, encoding MITGNETPTVLRILFLAGIVASVIGLKLVPAKPALPMENVEIPAAVRNRVTVPLQFSDGFTATATVFTFNGLADSKEHLLLAFGDWEQTPSSPVPLVRIHSECLTGDVFGSQRCDCGPQLREAVEQLSQAGGFLLYLRQEGRGIGLYPKIDSYALQDEGLDTFEANLALGHEEDAREYFPAVQMLRAVSVDQIKLLSNNPEKARQLESHGLEVTERVPTGVHITASNHRYLISKRDHAGHTIQIPPAH